In Drosophila subpulchrella strain 33 F10 #4 breed RU33 chromosome 3R, RU_Dsub_v1.1 Primary Assembly, whole genome shotgun sequence, the following are encoded in one genomic region:
- the LOC119563505 gene encoding uncharacterized protein LOC119563505 — protein sequence MQLAKAIILLLLTIQHSCLALYIKNVEKNPAKNGLKDDWGVFKNTLGLSQEKVELLKSQKDQQGTKELLNRFILENPKALPKAKKQPDQFLALYRSILKKLTASRRMLKTSLNFELADKPRKELKRPRRKIAVKMVSDMPSWKIESLLNSFYLKHGIPRNAEEHDYPDLDMARDIDYDSDNFYDDEGDVELTAKTRQNTEYGSFQDLIMQAKMNEWERESEETKLHSPDSDDYI from the exons ATGCAGTTGGCAAAAGCTATCATTCTGCTGCTGCTCACCATCCAGCACAGCTGCCTGGCCTTGTACATCAAGAACGTGGAGAAGAATCCCGCAAAGAATGGACTCAAAGACGACTGGGGAGTCTTTAAGAACACACTAGGACTAAGCCAAGAAAAAG TTGAACTGTTAAAGTCGCAGAAGGATCAACAGGGCACCAAGGAGCTGCTGAACCGCTTTATTTTGGAGAACCCCAAAGCTTTGCCCAAGGCCAAGAAACAACCCGACCAATTTCTGGCCCTCTACAGATCCATACTCAAGAAACTCACTGCCTCCAGGCGCATGCTGAAAACCTCACTCAACTTTGAGCTGGCCGACAAGCCCCGAAAGGAACTGAAAAGGCCACGGAGGAAGATCGCCGTCAAGATGGTTTCCGATATGCCATCGTGGAAAATCGAGAGTTTACTGAACTCTTTCTATCTGAAGCACGGAATCCCGAGGAACGCCGAAGAGCACGATTATCCCGACTTGGATATGGCCAGGGATATTGATTACGACTCTGATAATTTCTACGACGACGAAGGCGACGTGGAACTTACCGCCAAAACACGACAAAATACCGAATATGGATCGTTCCAGGATCTGATAATGCAGGCCAAGATGAACGAGTGGGAGCGAGAGAGCGAGGAAACCAAATTGCACAGCCCCGACAGCGATGACTATATTTAA